The sequence GTCCACACCTGCAACTGCGCCTGGAAGAAGTTTTTGCGATATACCCTGAAACGATAGCATAAGCTCGCCAACAAACATACGTACACCAGATAGCAAAACCACAATGTTCGCAGTAAGCGTTAGTGAAACCCATAGCAAAAAGATAAAGTCGTTGTGCAATACGGTTTGACCAAACCCAACTCGCAATTGATCGATTTCTTCACCGCCGATTATCAAGAAAATTGCGGCAACTGAGATTGCCATAATTAAAGCCGTAGCTATAACGCTGTCTTGAAGTATATTAACAGACTCTGGTAATTTCTTTGTTTCGATGTCATCTTTTTCGGGATCACCCAATTTTGGAGCCACTTTATAGGCGATGTAGTTAAAAAGCATTTGCTGATGCGCGATAGTAAACCCTGCTCCACCAGTTATTTCGTCGGTTGGCTTAATGAGTAGGGTTGACATAACGCCTTGATATACTGCGGTAACTGATGCAGCGATCAATACTGTTGGGATCATGCCCAAATCTAAAAATCGCCATACAATAAAAGTGGCCACTGCTGATTGCTGCAGCATAATATTTCCAGTTAGAAACACGGCTCTAATTTTGGTGTACTTTTGTAAGGCTACAAAAGTTAGGTTTAAGAGAAATGCTACTAAAAGTGTATATATTCCCCAACTAGCGCCGGTGCCAGTGCCTAAGATTTTGTCCATGGCCTCGAAACCAGCTGTCATTGTTGGGTATGTATTGAGTCCTGCGCCATTCATTCCAGTTGCAGATGTCATGGCATCTAAAAGCTTGTTGAAGTTTGCGATCAATGCACCAGAGCCCATTCCCATAATCAAAATACCGATTCCAGCTTTGACTGAACCGATAAAGGATTTTGAGAAGTTTTGACCCATGGCTTTGTATCCGATAAACACAACTATGCCCATGAGGATAAACGATTGACCAAAAATTTGTTCCAATAATAAATTTAAAATATATTCCATTAATTCACCTCTGTTTGTTTATTAATAATTTTCTAACAGTAGTTCTAAATATTTTGCCACCCCATCGTTATCATTTGTATATGTAACAAAAGTCGCAACATCTTTTAAAACTTGTTGAGCATTGCCCATTGCTATTTTGTGTGTGGCGCAGTCAAACATGCTTAGGTCGTTGTCGTAGTCGCCAAAGATACATACGTTATCTGCCGTAAGATTTAGGTCTGCTAGTACTTTAAGTACGGCAACCTTTTTGGATACAGTTTTATCGAATACTCCCACTAAGCCATAGCCGGTGCTTTCGGCACATACGCCTACTGTTTGCGCTATAAAGTCGAAATAGTCTCGTGCTTTTTCGTGATCTTCTTCGGCAACGATGATTTTGAAGGTATCTGCTATTGCCGGCCAAGGGTGATTGTGTTCAAGTTCCGTGAGATCGAAGTGTGCAACAAAGTTGTGCTTGAGTGCAAGCGCTGTATAATTGCTAAATCGTTGCAGTAGTTTTGGAGAGTTTGCAGTGAGGTATACTTTGTTTGCGGTATATATAATAAATTGGAGTTGCCTACTTTTTATATAGTCAAAAACTTGTGCCGCAGGAGCAGGTTGTATGGGAATCTTCCATAGCGTGTCGCGGCCCTTGGTGATGATGGCACCGTTTTGAGATATAACATAGTCGCAACCACCCAATATGTTTTCGTATAAATCAAGCATATTTTGACTTCTGCCAGAGGCAAAGCACAAGTTGATTCCCTGTGCTCGGCAGTCTAGCAATGCGCGCTTGGTGCGATCGCTGATTTCGTTTTGATTGTTTAGAAGTGTACCATCTAAGTCGCAAACAATTAGTTTGATGTCATCTTTTTTAGCTATTAGCATGGGTTACTCCTCTAGTTGCGCCGCAAAGTATTGATCCAATTCTAGCAAATCTTCTACATTTTTGGCTTCCAACATCTTTTCTGTAAAGTCCTCAAGGCTTAAGAGTTCTGCCAATTTTTGCATATTTTCCATATGTTGGTCATTGTTTTCGGAAGCCAACACAAAAAACAGCTCTGCATCTTTGTCGGGATCGCCCGCTTCAAACGAAACAGGTTGCTCAACCTTCATAAAGCAAATAGCAGTTTGGTTAACTCCTTCGGCACCTTCTTGAGAGTGTGGCATGGCAATGTGAGGTGCTAATACGATATATGGTCCGTATTTCTTAACGGACTCGATCATGGCCTCGATATATTTAGGCTCGATAGCACCTTCGTCGATCAGTGGTTGCGCTGAAGCAAATAGAGATTCCTCCCAGCTATCAAATTTTTGGTGAAAAGAATATCTTTTTGCATCTACTAACTCTTTTAATATCATAACGACTCCTTTCTATAACATGGAACGGAACGGAAGGTCTGGCTCATGAGAAAACGCATCTTGAAAACCTCTGTCATACATATATTGCAGTTTATCTTTGTCTTGTGGCCACATAAACATTCCGCCAACTTCTAATATAAATGGCTTAAAAGCATATTGCAGTCTGTGGCGTCTCATTTCCCACAAAGTTAAGATTTCTGCAGGGTCGGCCTTAAAATTGGTCCAGATGTCGTGGTGGATAGGTATAACCACTTGGGTATTTAAGCACTCCGCCATTCTAAGGATGTCGATTGCAGACAATTTGTCGGTCATTCCTCTAGGGTTTTCGCCAAATGAGCCTAGGGCAACATCGATTTTATAGTCATTCCCATGTTTTGCAAAGTAGTTAGAGTAGTGTGAATCTCCAGAGTGATACACGTTTCCTCCAGGTGTGTTAAATAAATAGTTTACTGCCAAATCATCCATATCTTGTGGCATGTTATTTGTGAGAGCTCCCACCGCGTGCCCGTGAGCAGTAACTAATTCTGTTCTGTCAAAAGAATCTAATGCAACGATTTCTATATCTTTGACCTGAATTTTGTCTCCAGGACGAACGGTAACGCATCTATCTGCAGGTACGCCCCACTTGAGCCAAAGGTCAACGCAAGATTTTGGCCCGATAAATTTAACATCTGCAGAACAATTTTGAATCACTGCCGCGGCAACATTTTCGTCGATGTGATCGCCATGGTCATGCGTTGCCAACACTGCGTCTAAATTTTTTATTGCAAAAGGATCAATAACACAAGGGACATTTCTTAAATTAGGTTGTAATTTTTCGCAACCAATCATTCGTCTATGCTGATGCCCAGGCGCCATTAGGCCATCTCCGTGAGAGCGCTTGCCGGTCTTAACCCACAAATCGACTAATACGTTGGCATTGCTTTCGGACTTGAGCCATAATCCAGTACATCCAAGCCACCACATCGCGACGCTACCTTTTGGAACAGTTGTTTCGTCGATCTCTTCGTTTAACCAAGTGCCCCATTCTGGAAACGTGCTCAAAATCCAACTTTCTCTGGTAATTTCATTAACTTTGCTCATATTTTCCCTCCGCATAATTAGATGTTAAAGCTCAAAAAACTAACTAGTTGATATGTAATACATATCCCGTATTCAATATTAAGTGTATTGAACGTTGTAATGTATATTTTAAGGCTCTTATGTTTGTTTGTCAACTTAATTTTAGATGCTATCGTAATTTTATGAATAATAGATAAGTTTTAAAATGAAAAATAGATAAAAAAATTAAATATATTCTAAAAAAATTCATGAAAAAATAAAAACGCTCATAAAAGACAAAATTCCTAGAGATATATCTATAACAGCATTTTTTTTCGTGAAATTATACAATGATTACAGGTATATTTACTTTTTCGAATCCATTACGATCAACCTCTGTGATTTCGGAGTCAGTTATTAAGCAAGAAATCTGGTCGATAGAGCCGCTGGAAAAATTATTGGGTTTTAGTATTTTGTAACTTTCGGCAACGATATAGATGCTACCCTGAGTTTGGGAAATCATTTCTTTGTTGATTTGCGTTTCTTGCATAATGGCGGTACTGATGCCAGTGTTATAATCGATGCCGCTAACTCCGAGGAAGCATTTGGAGGCAGAGATATTTTTTAAAATATGTGTAGCAAAGTCTCCAATCATCGATTGTTTGCCAGGATTGATTTGTCCTCCGGTAAGCATAACTTCTATATTATAAGGAATGTTTTTGGACAAGATATTTCCATTATTAGTCACAACTATAACATGTTTGTCATTTATATAGTCCAAAATATTTAAAGCAGTAGAGCTCGAGTTGATAAAGATAATATCATCTTCTTGAATTAGTGTCGCGGCATATTGAGCAATGCGTTCTTTATTGCTAGAGAGTTTGTTGGGCTCGGAAGAATATGAAGGAGGTAAGATTAGTGTGGCGCCACCGTAATGCCGAATTAAGAGGTGCTGCTCTTCGAGATATTTGAGATCGCGTCGAATAGTTAGAGGAGAGGTATTCAGTAACTTAGATAGCTGATCATTGCTTATTGCAGGAGTGGTTTTTAAATATTTTATAATATCGTTGCGGCGTTTATTGATAATTGATTGAGGAGTTTTCATTCCAAAATTCCTTTCTGAATAAATTGTATTTTTGGTTTAATATTACAAATTTTGATAAGTATATCATATTTTTGGGAACATTTACAAATAAGATTGTTATAAAACGTATTTACTTATAGGGTATATCACTAAAAATAGTACACAAATTTTAGTAATAATATTTAGTGATAATAGAGAAAAACG is a genomic window of Candidatus Epulonipiscium viviparus containing:
- a CDS encoding PTS transporter subunit IIC, giving the protein MEYILNLLLEQIFGQSFILMGIVVFIGYKAMGQNFSKSFIGSVKAGIGILIMGMGSGALIANFNKLLDAMTSATGMNGAGLNTYPTMTAGFEAMDKILGTGTGASWGIYTLLVAFLLNLTFVALQKYTKIRAVFLTGNIMLQQSAVATFIVWRFLDLGMIPTVLIAASVTAVYQGVMSTLLIKPTDEITGGAGFTIAHQQMLFNYIAYKVAPKLGDPEKDDIETKKLPESVNILQDSVIATALIMAISVAAIFLIIGGEEIDQLRVGFGQTVLHNDFIFLLWVSLTLTANIVVLLSGVRMFVGELMLSFQGISQKLLPGAVAGVDCSAIFAFAPKSVVLGLIGGTVGQLTGILLLFLFNAPIFIVPGFIPLFFDNATISIFANKFGGYKAALIITIINGVIQILGSAAAIAMTDLAWWFGSSDWATIWTTIVFIFQSIGQLLGIPIAG
- the ulaG gene encoding L-ascorbate 6-phosphate lactonase, coding for MSKVNEITRESWILSTFPEWGTWLNEEIDETTVPKGSVAMWWLGCTGLWLKSESNANVLVDLWVKTGKRSHGDGLMAPGHQHRRMIGCEKLQPNLRNVPCVIDPFAIKNLDAVLATHDHGDHIDENVAAAVIQNCSADVKFIGPKSCVDLWLKWGVPADRCVTVRPGDKIQVKDIEIVALDSFDRTELVTAHGHAVGALTNNMPQDMDDLAVNYLFNTPGGNVYHSGDSHYSNYFAKHGNDYKIDVALGSFGENPRGMTDKLSAIDILRMAECLNTQVVIPIHHDIWTNFKADPAEILTLWEMRRHRLQYAFKPFILEVGGMFMWPQDKDKLQYMYDRGFQDAFSHEPDLPFRSML
- a CDS encoding PTS sugar transporter subunit IIA produces the protein MILKELVDAKRYSFHQKFDSWEESLFASAQPLIDEGAIEPKYIEAMIESVKKYGPYIVLAPHIAMPHSQEGAEGVNQTAICFMKVEQPVSFEAGDPDKDAELFFVLASENNDQHMENMQKLAELLSLEDFTEKMLEAKNVEDLLELDQYFAAQLEE
- a CDS encoding DeoR/GlpR family DNA-binding transcription regulator gives rise to the protein MKTPQSIINKRRNDIIKYLKTTPAISNDQLSKLLNTSPLTIRRDLKYLEEQHLLIRHYGGATLILPPSYSSEPNKLSSNKERIAQYAATLIQEDDIIFINSSSTALNILDYINDKHVIVVTNNGNILSKNIPYNIEVMLTGGQINPGKQSMIGDFATHILKNISASKCFLGVSGIDYNTGISTAIMQETQINKEMISQTQGSIYIVAESYKILKPNNFSSGSIDQISCLITDSEITEVDRNGFEKVNIPVIIV
- a CDS encoding HAD family hydrolase → MLIAKKDDIKLIVCDLDGTLLNNQNEISDRTKRALLDCRAQGINLCFASGRSQNMLDLYENILGGCDYVISQNGAIITKGRDTLWKIPIQPAPAAQVFDYIKSRQLQFIIYTANKVYLTANSPKLLQRFSNYTALALKHNFVAHFDLTELEHNHPWPAIADTFKIIVAEEDHEKARDYFDFIAQTVGVCAESTGYGLVGVFDKTVSKKVAVLKVLADLNLTADNVCIFGDYDNDLSMFDCATHKIAMGNAQQVLKDVATFVTYTNDNDGVAKYLELLLENY